One genomic window of Phycisphaerales bacterium includes the following:
- a CDS encoding cytochrome c3 family protein has protein sequence MSVRFPVWMNVLPTVGAIGGALGLIGAVTIVTYYFTPKYWEVGYMPTQPGSGFSHQIHAGKLGMDCRYCHTHVEKSSHSNVPPVSTCMGCHTDGMLAPTYDPGEKVEFIRTAWEEDASIPWVRIHKLPDYANFPHHIHVNAGVSCYSCHGQIEAMPVVYQSHSLSMSWCLDCHRGVGDSLEGHDNPADYLVPPDKVTDLEWVETVWLGDMAGTQAQAASIQAVLESIRKMPPENCGACHY, from the coding sequence GTGTCCGTTCGATTCCCCGTCTGGATGAACGTGCTGCCCACGGTGGGCGCGATCGGTGGGGCCCTGGGCCTCATCGGGGCCGTCACCATCGTGACCTACTACTTCACGCCCAAGTACTGGGAGGTTGGCTACATGCCCACCCAGCCGGGCTCGGGCTTCAGCCACCAGATCCACGCCGGCAAGCTCGGCATGGACTGCCGCTACTGCCACACGCACGTCGAGAAGTCGTCGCACTCCAACGTGCCTCCGGTGTCGACGTGCATGGGCTGCCACACCGACGGCATGCTCGCGCCGACCTACGACCCCGGCGAGAAGGTCGAGTTCATCCGCACGGCATGGGAAGAGGACGCCTCGATCCCGTGGGTGCGCATCCACAAGCTTCCCGATTACGCCAACTTCCCGCACCACATCCACGTGAACGCGGGCGTGAGTTGCTACTCGTGCCACGGACAGATCGAAGCGATGCCCGTGGTCTACCAGTCGCACAGCCTCAGCATGAGCTGGTGCCTCGACTGTCACCGCGGCGTCGGCGACTCGCTCGAAGGCCACGACAACCCGGCAGACTACCTCGTGCCGCCCGACAAGGTCACCGACCTTGAGTGGGTCGAGACCGTGTGGCTGGGAGACATGGCCGGCACCCAGGCCCAGGCCGCCAGCATCCAGGCCGTCCTCGAGAGCATCCGCA
- a CDS encoding DUF1800 domain-containing protein — MAELGVQTQDGGERETLAERQRRERVELRRVWEPIEASEFGFDEARHLLWRAGFGGTPAQISAIAGLGPERAVDYLLETPDADDASPQADLFDRNIMRPYTEEERRTAAQARRSRNEDALANLRAMRQQAQVWDRRQMREIQRWWLTRMIETPRPLEEKMTLFWHGHFATSYRTIEDSYHMFLQNQRFRRHALGNYGQLMHEIIQDPAMLAYLDNNDSRKGRPNENLARELMELFSMGVGTYSENDIKEGARALTGYTFVDDEFVLDRENHDGGRKRIFGRSGTYNGEGFVTAILAQRATGVFMTRKLYEFFVGGLPEDPRDYSAAEGAVLNEMRSTFVRKRYELKPLLRELLLSRHFYSDAVRGQRIKSPTELVVGGVRELRTPVRDLSALLDAMELMGQSLFFPPSVAGWAGGRSWINTSTMFVRQNTLAFLLTGRKPNGPDALADMQPYEPGPILEELHAALGDGDDEHTVRSVLRYTLGRTPTHAIAALEDVLRRRGGARDGEAMRDMLLLVAAMPEYQLC; from the coding sequence ATGGCCGAACTCGGCGTGCAAACCCAGGACGGCGGCGAGCGGGAGACGCTCGCCGAGCGACAGCGACGCGAGCGTGTCGAGCTGCGGCGCGTGTGGGAGCCCATCGAGGCGTCGGAGTTCGGCTTCGACGAGGCGCGGCACCTGCTGTGGCGTGCCGGCTTCGGCGGGACCCCGGCTCAGATCTCGGCGATCGCCGGATTGGGGCCCGAGCGGGCCGTCGACTACCTGCTCGAGACGCCCGACGCCGACGATGCTTCTCCGCAAGCCGATCTCTTTGACCGCAACATCATGCGTCCGTACACCGAGGAAGAGCGTCGGACGGCGGCGCAGGCCCGGCGCTCGCGCAACGAGGACGCGCTGGCGAACCTGCGCGCGATGCGGCAGCAGGCGCAGGTCTGGGACCGTCGTCAGATGCGTGAGATCCAGCGATGGTGGCTCACGCGGATGATCGAGACGCCGCGGCCGCTGGAAGAGAAGATGACGCTCTTCTGGCACGGCCACTTCGCGACGAGCTACCGCACGATCGAAGACAGCTACCACATGTTCTTGCAGAACCAGCGCTTCCGCCGGCACGCGCTGGGCAACTACGGCCAGCTCATGCACGAGATCATCCAGGATCCGGCCATGCTGGCGTACCTGGACAACAACGACAGCCGCAAGGGTCGGCCTAACGAGAACCTGGCGCGCGAGCTCATGGAGCTGTTCTCGATGGGCGTTGGCACGTACAGCGAGAACGACATCAAGGAGGGCGCGCGGGCGCTCACGGGGTACACGTTCGTCGATGACGAGTTCGTGCTCGATCGCGAGAATCACGACGGTGGCCGCAAGCGCATCTTCGGCCGCAGCGGCACGTACAACGGCGAGGGCTTCGTCACGGCCATCCTGGCGCAGCGGGCGACGGGCGTGTTCATGACGCGGAAGCTGTACGAGTTCTTCGTCGGCGGCCTGCCGGAAGACCCGCGCGACTACTCGGCCGCCGAGGGGGCCGTGCTCAACGAGATGCGGTCGACGTTCGTGCGGAAGCGCTACGAGCTGAAGCCGCTCTTGCGAGAGCTGCTGCTGAGCCGGCACTTCTACAGCGATGCGGTGCGCGGCCAGCGCATCAAGAGCCCGACGGAGCTGGTTGTGGGCGGCGTGCGCGAGCTGCGGACGCCGGTGCGCGACCTGTCGGCGCTGCTCGACGCGATGGAGCTCATGGGCCAGAGCCTGTTCTTCCCACCGTCGGTGGCGGGCTGGGCCGGCGGGCGTTCGTGGATCAACACGTCGACGATGTTCGTGCGGCAGAACACGCTGGCGTTCCTGCTGACCGGCCGCAAGCCGAACGGGCCCGACGCGCTGGCCGACATGCAGCCGTACGAGCCCGGGCCGATCCTGGAGGAGCTGCACGCGGCCCTGGGCGACGGCGACGACGAGCATACCGTGCGCAGCGTGCTTCGGTACACGCTTGGAAGGACGCCGACGCACGCGATCGCGGCGCTGGAGGACGTGCTGCGGCGTCGAGGCGGCGCCCGCGATGGCGAGGCGATGCGAGACATGCTACTGCTGGTGGCGGCGATGCCTGAGTACCAGCTCTGCTAG
- a CDS encoding DUF6159 family protein codes for MFTRMRNGWALSMASLGLLSENKKLILFPLLSSIASLVVVASFVAPIVGTTTGRNIFMSEEPASDVGPMLVLFLLYFCCYFVTLFFNSALVGVTMMHLDGRPYKLSDGLRIAWDRFSLILMWAVIAASVGFALKMIEQRSQLVGKIIAALLGSAWTAMTYFVVPVLIVERAPAHKAIGRSFSLVKQTWGEGLVANWANGIFVGLGIAAGVAVMFLASMTGDPIIAGLGIVLGIAWMGLMFLVSMTLDSITNAVLYVYARTGSSPDGFDDQLLDMAFAGKGGQAGIRIGNERPEPVEAEPAKPAFAGMASLPEPSAGPSLADMRKKAAEEDAA; via the coding sequence ATGTTCACACGCATGCGCAACGGCTGGGCGCTCTCGATGGCGAGCCTCGGGCTGCTTTCTGAGAACAAGAAGCTCATTCTCTTCCCGCTCTTGAGCTCGATCGCTTCGCTGGTGGTCGTGGCGAGCTTCGTGGCGCCCATCGTGGGCACGACGACCGGGCGGAACATCTTCATGAGCGAGGAGCCGGCGTCGGACGTAGGACCGATGCTGGTGCTCTTCCTGCTGTACTTTTGCTGTTACTTCGTGACGCTGTTCTTCAACTCGGCGCTCGTGGGCGTCACCATGATGCATCTCGATGGACGGCCCTACAAGCTCAGCGACGGGCTCCGGATCGCGTGGGACCGGTTCAGCCTGATCCTGATGTGGGCGGTAATCGCGGCCTCGGTGGGCTTTGCGCTCAAGATGATCGAGCAACGATCGCAGCTGGTGGGCAAGATCATCGCGGCGCTGCTTGGTTCGGCGTGGACGGCGATGACCTACTTCGTGGTGCCGGTGCTGATCGTCGAGCGAGCGCCGGCGCACAAGGCGATCGGCCGATCGTTCTCGCTCGTCAAGCAGACGTGGGGCGAGGGACTGGTCGCCAACTGGGCCAACGGCATCTTCGTGGGGCTGGGGATCGCCGCCGGCGTGGCGGTCATGTTCCTGGCATCGATGACGGGCGATCCGATCATCGCGGGGCTCGGCATCGTGCTGGGGATCGCGTGGATGGGGCTGATGTTCCTCGTCTCGATGACGCTCGACTCGATCACCAACGCCGTGCTGTACGTCTATGCACGCACGGGCAGCTCGCCCGACGGGTTCGACGACCAGCTCCTGGACATGGCCTTCGCGGGCAAGGGCGGACAGGCGGGCATCCGCATCGGCAACGAGCGGCCCGAGCCCGTGGAAGCCGAGCCGGCCAAGCCGGCGTTCGCGGGAATGGCGTCGCTGCCCGAGCCATCGGCCGGACCTTCGCTGGCGGACATGCGCAAGAAGGCGGCCGAAGAAGACGCGGCCTGA
- a CDS encoding DUF1501 domain-containing protein, with amino-acid sequence MDLHDSKAFTRRAFLGRGVMLASASIAAPGFVQSAAWGLPSPSAMLTSLAGVPEDRVLVVVQLSGGNDGLNTVVPYGMDEYYRARRGIGIARDRALELDSRQGLGLHPALAPMKELYDAGLCSIFQGIGYPNPNRSHFKSMDIWHTADTSGTGDGWIGRYLDSECVGFGKGESGSLEQGQASGPPAVAIGRTAPLAMQGRKVNPVSFESADVFRWLGEDHDRSLKGKYDQLNRRESRAADSNEAFLTKTALDAQVSSDLIRKAVSSQPLVRYPGNGLARQLSMIAQMIRSGLKTRIYYATLGGFDTHAGQGGANGRHAQLLGQMASSMRAFYQDLKEQGNDGRVMTLTFSEFGRRVSQNASGGTDHGTAAPMFLFGPMVRPGVHGTHPSMSDLDGGDLKHTLDFRHVYAGVLDSWMGADSEAILSRRYRPALVLGKS; translated from the coding sequence ATGGACCTGCACGATTCGAAGGCCTTTACGCGGCGCGCGTTCCTGGGACGCGGCGTCATGCTCGCGTCGGCGTCCATCGCGGCGCCCGGCTTCGTCCAGTCGGCGGCGTGGGGGCTGCCCTCGCCCAGCGCGATGCTGACGAGCCTGGCCGGCGTACCCGAGGACCGCGTGCTGGTCGTCGTGCAGCTCTCGGGCGGCAACGACGGGCTGAACACGGTGGTGCCCTACGGCATGGACGAGTACTACCGGGCGCGGCGTGGCATCGGCATCGCCCGGGACCGCGCGCTGGAACTCGATAGCAGGCAGGGGCTGGGGCTGCACCCGGCGCTCGCGCCCATGAAGGAGCTGTACGACGCCGGGCTTTGCTCGATCTTCCAGGGCATCGGCTATCCCAATCCGAACCGCTCGCACTTCAAGAGCATGGACATCTGGCATACGGCCGACACGAGCGGCACCGGCGACGGCTGGATCGGGCGGTACCTCGACAGCGAGTGCGTGGGCTTTGGCAAGGGCGAGAGCGGCTCGCTCGAGCAGGGCCAGGCATCGGGCCCGCCCGCCGTCGCGATCGGCCGGACCGCCCCGCTGGCGATGCAGGGCCGGAAGGTGAACCCGGTGTCGTTCGAGAGCGCCGACGTGTTCCGTTGGTTGGGCGAAGATCACGATCGCTCCTTGAAGGGGAAGTACGACCAACTCAACCGCCGCGAGTCTCGTGCCGCCGACAGCAACGAGGCGTTCCTGACCAAGACGGCGCTCGATGCGCAGGTCAGCAGCGACCTGATCCGCAAGGCCGTGTCGAGCCAGCCGCTAGTGCGCTACCCGGGCAATGGGCTGGCGCGGCAGCTTTCGATGATCGCCCAGATGATCCGCTCGGGGCTGAAGACGCGGATCTATTACGCCACGCTGGGCGGCTTCGATACACACGCGGGCCAGGGCGGCGCGAACGGGCGTCATGCGCAGCTCCTGGGGCAGATGGCCTCGTCGATGAGGGCGTTCTACCAGGACCTGAAGGAGCAGGGCAACGACGGCCGCGTGATGACGCTGACGTTCAGCGAGTTCGGGCGGCGGGTGTCGCAGAACGCCAGCGGCGGCACCGACCACGGCACCGCGGCGCCGATGTTCCTGTTCGGCCCGATGGTGCGGCCGGGCGTGCACGGCACGCACCCGTCAATGAGCGACCTCGACGGCGGCGACCTGAAGCACACGCTCGACTTCCGCCACGTGTACGCGGGCGTGCTCGACTCGTGGATGGGCGCCGACTCGGAGGCGATCCTGAGCCGGCGTTATCGGCCGGCGCTCGTGCTGGGTAAGTCCTGA
- a CDS encoding COX15/CtaA family protein yields MTANSPMIAAGNAATVREPIDSRTQAVSLRAIIGPSVVLGFATAITMWVVWLIGHQPWLDLPASVSGPGMGLVVVIGALVAGVFGGRRLGWASGATAALLAAILNLLIMGSLVSETIDGAAPAQGSAGLTPSAGVAMLGFLAASLAGGAVFGLVGGFARATPAPRPATFWASRFAIVAFVAVAPLLLLGGLVTSTGSGLAVPDWPGTYGANMFLYPIALMADPRIFLEHTHRLFGSLVGVTTIAMAVFVWSTAALRKKGDVVVSLATVLVIGAALVVGLRLHMAGVLGGLTFGGVGVAVAIGTIAWFLISLRHDRPAQAAAALILMVSAQGVLGGTRVTEANPALGTIHGVLGQAYFASMVMFAAWLSPAARSLREIDRPRAWVRVGAWALLLSLVFQLVMGAMYRHGSMAAEPTSWSGPALYGHMGFSIVVVILAAIVGFALMGQGSGPSAESDAPGEARGARVCGRLGRLLFVAIILQFALGWVAFALVTGGERRVVPTADQLADAASVPAATALVTFAHQANGALLLATTSAAIVWGGLVLASRKSRAVQPAVA; encoded by the coding sequence ATGACCGCGAATTCGCCCATGATCGCCGCCGGCAACGCCGCCACGGTCCGCGAACCGATCGATTCCCGAACGCAAGCGGTCTCGCTCCGGGCCATCATCGGACCCTCGGTCGTGCTCGGATTCGCGACCGCGATCACGATGTGGGTCGTGTGGCTTATCGGACATCAACCCTGGCTCGACCTGCCGGCCAGCGTGTCTGGGCCGGGCATGGGGCTGGTGGTCGTCATCGGAGCGCTCGTCGCCGGCGTGTTTGGTGGCCGGCGGCTCGGCTGGGCCTCTGGGGCCACCGCGGCGCTGTTGGCCGCCATCCTGAACCTGCTGATCATGGGCTCGCTCGTGTCGGAGACCATCGACGGCGCGGCCCCGGCCCAGGGGTCGGCCGGGCTGACACCCTCGGCGGGCGTGGCGATGCTGGGCTTCCTCGCGGCAAGCCTGGCGGGCGGGGCCGTGTTCGGGCTGGTTGGCGGCTTCGCCCGGGCCACGCCGGCACCGAGGCCGGCCACGTTCTGGGCGTCTCGCTTCGCGATCGTGGCGTTCGTCGCGGTGGCCCCCCTGCTGCTGCTGGGCGGGCTGGTGACGAGCACGGGCTCGGGGCTGGCCGTGCCAGACTGGCCCGGCACATACGGGGCCAACATGTTCCTATACCCGATCGCGCTCATGGCCGATCCGCGGATCTTCCTGGAGCACACGCACCGGCTGTTCGGCTCTTTGGTTGGCGTGACGACGATCGCGATGGCGGTGTTCGTGTGGTCGACCGCCGCCTTGCGCAAGAAGGGCGACGTGGTGGTCTCGCTCGCGACGGTGCTGGTGATCGGCGCAGCGCTGGTCGTCGGGCTGCGGCTGCACATGGCCGGGGTGCTCGGCGGGCTGACGTTCGGCGGCGTGGGCGTTGCCGTTGCGATCGGCACGATCGCATGGTTCCTGATCTCGCTGCGTCATGACCGGCCTGCGCAGGCGGCGGCGGCGCTCATCCTGATGGTGAGCGCCCAGGGCGTGCTGGGCGGAACGCGCGTGACCGAGGCCAACCCGGCGCTGGGCACGATCCACGGCGTGCTGGGGCAGGCGTACTTCGCGTCGATGGTGATGTTCGCGGCGTGGCTCTCGCCGGCGGCCCGCTCGCTGCGCGAGATCGATCGGCCGAGGGCGTGGGTCCGCGTCGGTGCGTGGGCGTTGCTCTTGTCGCTCGTGTTCCAGCTCGTGATGGGTGCGATGTACCGACACGGGAGCATGGCGGCCGAGCCGACGTCGTGGTCGGGCCCAGCGCTCTACGGGCACATGGGCTTCTCGATCGTGGTGGTCATCCTGGCGGCGATCGTGGGATTCGCGCTCATGGGGCAAGGCTCAGGGCCGTCGGCCGAGTCCGACGCGCCGGGCGAGGCCCGGGGCGCCCGGGTGTGCGGGCGGCTCGGGCGGTTGCTGTTCGTGGCGATCATCCTGCAGTTCGCGCTCGGCTGGGTGGCGTTCGCGCTGGTCACCGGGGGTGAGCGGCGTGTGGTGCCGACGGCCGATCAGTTAGCGGACGCTGCGAGCGTGCCCGCGGCGACGGCCCTGGTGACCTTCGCCCACCAGGCCAACGGGGCCCTGCTGCTGGCGACGACGAGCGCCGCCATCGTGTGGGGCGGACTGGTGCTGGCATCGCGGAAGTCCCGGGCCGTGCAACCCGCGGTCGCCTGA